The following are encoded together in the Acipenser ruthenus chromosome 24, fAciRut3.2 maternal haplotype, whole genome shotgun sequence genome:
- the LOC117429043 gene encoding atos homolog protein A-like isoform X3, producing the protein MVEVMLLPDCCYSDEGSTSEGNDINDPAIKQDALLLERWTLQPVPRQSGDRFIEEKTLLLAVRSYVFFSQLSAWLSASHGVVPRNILYRISAAEEELIWNFTQPPTEHIFPVPNVSHSVALKVRVQSLPRQPNYPVLKCSIHTSLTVYGKKIQEQEENSKHCDITEVNQCSLQGSPQLFSKPTWSPLPDSVVNPRKCSPPEASSPGKAVRWYYSKLNNGSDVRSRQPKNQDYSSTSRGESSKMQPSETQIQSFKSLSLADSHVPASQCTRLSARETNPLIGSLLQERQEVIARIAQHLNYCDPTTPHIPGSLFSNREPNLLGSNSFWSSHEEDSLFKNSKDPSSTNCTPQDGAFPENSCEGKSRSSSSDTPVSLCSKAKIDSELRSSTMPGARRRLLLPDSSEGSRISKTVQDISRLVQDTIQQSQNKCNGLLNSTYEICKEGMVKEPNKTDRVCSKGQKEDLVPCQDTSRLLINTNSTDVHICTNIKSSRTNVPDNNKPDCSLNLQYEACKKLEDTRPKSELQTSDRLHNAKKGPDNVLYKDCFERTKEVYEQNKFQLTETRSHKEINNLKGRDQAEKCTSLQDENKDPSTFTIPILRGSHEDLKGKAERAQDLNVLNVNAPSPLKPCNVWKKQNRRSLDGIAAKAFHPCTGLPLLSSPVPQRRTQTGYFDLATSLSHCKGLPWSSTKRVSLKTEDDEEEQGQQLLSTSAPPASLSLLGNFEESVLNHRLEPLGTIEGFTTEVGASGTFCPSHMTLPVEVSFYSVSDDNAPSPYKGVINLESLGKRGYRVPPSGTIQVTLFNPSKTVVKMFVVIYDLREMPANHQTFLRQRTYSIPMKRDMNGNVNKKNLLQTEERILRYLIHLRFQSSKSGKIYLHRDIKLLFSRKSMEVDSGAAYELKSYTEAPANPPFSQRC; encoded by the exons ATGGTTGAAGTGATGCTGCTTCCAGACTGTTGCTATAGTGATGAAGGTTCCACTTCTGAAGGGAATGACATAAATGATCCTGCCATCAAACAGGATGCTTTGTTGCTAGAAAGGTGGACCTTGCAGCCAGTTCCCAGACA AAGTGGAGATCGGTTTATTGAAGAAAAGACCCTTCTGTTGGCAGTCCGCTCATATGTGTTCTTCTCACAGTTGAGTGCATGGTTAAGTGCATCACATGGAGTTGTTCCACGAAATATTCTGTACAG GATAAGTGCTGCGGAAGAAGAATTGATTTGGAATTTCACCCAACCCCCAACCGAACACATCTTTCCAGTTCCCAATGTTTCTCACAGTGTTGCCTTGAAAGTGCGCGTCCAGTCCCTACCTAGACAGCCTAATTACccagttttaaaatgtagcatTCACACCAGCCTAACTGTCTATGGAAAGAAGATCCAGGAACAGGAGGAAAATTCTAAGCATTGTGACATCACAGAAGTAAACCAATGCAGTCTGCAGGGCTCTCCACAGCTTTTTAGTAAACCAACCTGGTCACCTTTACCAGACAGTGTTGTAAACCCAAGAAAATGTTCACCACCTGAGGCCAGTTCCCCCGGCAAAGCTGTAAGGTGGTATTATTCCAAATTAAACAATGGTTCTGATGTAAGATCAAGGCAGCCTAAGAATCAGGACTATAGTTCAACAAGCCGTGGAGAAAGTTCCAAGATGCAACCCTCTGAGACGCAAATCCAGTCATTCAAGTCATTGTCGTTGGCGGATTCACATGTACCTGCGAGCCAGTGTACTAGACTATCTGCCAGAGAAACCAACCCCCTTATTGGGTCCCTTCTTCAAGAGAGGCAAGAGGTTATTGCACGCATTGCCCAGCATCTGAATTATTGTGATCCAACTACACCGCATATCCCTGGAAGCCTATTCAGCAACCGTGAACCAAACTTGCTCGGCTCAAATTCCTTCTGGAGTTCTCATGAAGAAGACAGcctatttaaaaacagcaaagatcCCTCCTCAACCAACTGTACCCCCCAAGATGGTGCTTTCCCAGAAAACAGTTGTGAAGGAAAGAGCAGGTCCTCTTCCTCCGACACACCTGTGAGTTTATGTAGCAAAGCCAAAATTGACAGTGAGCTCAGGTCTTCCACCATGCCAGGGGCACGGAGAAGGCTGCTTTTACCAGACTCAAGTGAGGGTTCTAGAATATCCAAAACTGTTCAGGATATTTCAAGACTAGTACAAGACACAATTCAGCAGTCCCAAAACAAATGCAATGGTCTGCTAAATAGCACATATGAAATTTGCAAAGAAGGCATGGTGAAAGAACCAAATAAAACAGATAGAGTATGTTCTAAGGGTCAGAAGGAAGACCTGGTACCATGCCAAGATACCTCTCGACTTTTAATTAACACAAACAGCACTGATGTACACATTTGCACAAACATTAAAAGTAGCAGAACAAATGTTCCTGACAATAATAAACCTGACTGTTCCTTAAACCTGCAGTATGAGGCCTGCAAAAAACTTGAAGACACAAGACCCAAATCTGAATTACAAACGTCAGATAGATTACACAATGCCAAAAAGGGCCCAGATAACGTTCTGTATAAAGACTGTTTTGAAAGAACTAAAGAAGTGTATGAACAAAACAAGTTTCAGCTTACAGAAACCCGTTCACATAAAGAGATCAACAATTTGAAAGGTCGGGATCAAGCAGAGAAATGCACATCTTTGCAGGATGAAAACAAAGACCCCAGCACCTTTACCATCCCTATACTGAGAGGTTCTCATGAAGACTTGAAAGGAAAGGCTGAACGAGCACAGGACTTGAATGTGTTG AACGTTAATGCACCGTCTCCCCTGAAGCCTTGCAATGTCTGGAAGAAGCAGAACCGTCGCTCTTTAGATGGGATTGCAGCAAAAGCCTTCCACCCGTGCACCGGGCTGCCTCTGCTTTCAAGTCCA GTTCCTCAAAGAAGAACACAAACTGGATATTTTGATTTGGCTACGTCATTATCACATTGTAAAGGCCTGCCATGGTCTAGCACAAAAag AGTGTCTTTGAAAAcagaagatgatgaagaagaacAAGGCCAACAACTCTTAAGTACAAGTGCTCCACCAGCAAGTCTCAGCCTTTTGGGAAATTTTGAG GAATCTGTCTTGAACCACCGATTGGAGCCACTAGGCACCATTGAAGGTTTCACCACAGAGGTTGGAGCGAGTGGAACATTTTGTCCCAGTCATATGACCCTCCCAGTGGAAGTGTCGTTCTACAGTGTTTCAGATGACAATGCGCCCTCTCCATACAAG GGTGTAATTAACTTGGAGTCCCTAGGAAAAAGGGGTTATCGAGTACCTCCTTCAGGAACAATTCAAGTG ACCTTATTCAATCCCAGCAAGACTGTGGTGAAGATGTTTGTTGTGATTTATGACTTGAGAGAGATGCCAGCCAATCACCAGACATTCCTTCGACAAAGGACATATTCTATTCCCATGAAACGTGACATGAATGgaaatgtcaataaaaaaaacCTCCTGCAGACCGAGGAAAGAATATTGCGCTACCTCATCCATCTGAG
- the LOC117429043 gene encoding atos homolog protein A-like isoform X2 — protein sequence MKPDRDASEEYFEYDAEDLLVFLTLLITEGRTPECSVKGRTEGLHCPPAQSGQPVNTKHECSDKLPQCRQARRTRSEVVLLWRNNIPIMVEVMLLPDCCYSDEGSTSEGNDINDPAIKQDALLLERWTLQPVPRQSGDRFIEEKTLLLAVRSYVFFSQLSAWLSASHGVVPRNILYRISAAEEELIWNFTQPPTEHIFPVPNVSHSVALKVRVQSLPRQPNYPVLKCSIHTSLTVYGKKIQEQEENSKHCDITEVNQCSLQGSPQLFSKPTWSPLPDSVVNPRKCSPPEASSPGKAVRWYYSKLNNGSDVRSRQPKNQDYSSTSRGESSKMQPSETQIQSFKSLSLADSHVPASQCTRLSARETNPLIGSLLQERQEVIARIAQHLNYCDPTTPHIPGSLFSNREPNLLGSNSFWSSHEEDSLFKNSKDPSSTNCTPQDGAFPENSCEGKSRSSSSDTPVSLCSKAKIDSELRSSTMPGARRRLLLPDSSEGSRISKTVQDISRLVQDTIQQSQNKCNGLLNSTYEICKEGMVKEPNKTDRVCSKGQKEDLVPCQDTSRLLINTNSTDVHICTNIKSSRTNVPDNNKPDCSLNLQYEACKKLEDTRPKSELQTSDRLHNAKKGPDNVLYKDCFERTKEVYEQNKFQLTETRSHKEINNLKGRDQAEKCTSLQDENKDPSTFTIPILRGSHEDLKGKAERAQDLNVLNVNAPSPLKPCNVWKKQNRRSLDGIAAKAFHPCTGLPLLSSPVPQRRTQTGYFDLATSLSHCKGLPWSSTKRVSLKTEDDEEEQGQQLLSTSAPPASLSLLGNFEESVLNHRLEPLGTIEGFTTEVGASGTFCPSHMTLPVEVSFYSVSDDNAPSPYKGVINLESLGKRGYRVPPSGTIQVTLFNPSKTVVKMFVVIYDLREMPANHQTFLRQRTYSIPMKRDMNGNVNKKNLLQTEERILRYLIHLRFQSSKSGKIYLHRDIKLLFSRKSMEVDSGAAYELKSYTEAPANPPFSQRC from the exons atgCCTCTGAGGAATATTTTGAATATGATGCGGAAGACTTGCTGGTCTTCCTGACCTTGTTGATCACTGAAGGCCGAACGCCAGAATGCTCTGTGAAGGGTAGAACAGAAGGACTCCACTGCCCTCCAGCACAGTCGGGTCAGCCGGTTAACACCAAGCATGAATGCAGTGATAAATTACCACAG TGCCGACAAGCCAGAAGGACAAGGTCTGAAGTGGTGCTTCTCTGGCGGAATAATATTCCCATTATGGTTGAAGTGATGCTGCTTCCAGACTGTTGCTATAGTGATGAAGGTTCCACTTCTGAAGGGAATGACATAAATGATCCTGCCATCAAACAGGATGCTTTGTTGCTAGAAAGGTGGACCTTGCAGCCAGTTCCCAGACA AAGTGGAGATCGGTTTATTGAAGAAAAGACCCTTCTGTTGGCAGTCCGCTCATATGTGTTCTTCTCACAGTTGAGTGCATGGTTAAGTGCATCACATGGAGTTGTTCCACGAAATATTCTGTACAG GATAAGTGCTGCGGAAGAAGAATTGATTTGGAATTTCACCCAACCCCCAACCGAACACATCTTTCCAGTTCCCAATGTTTCTCACAGTGTTGCCTTGAAAGTGCGCGTCCAGTCCCTACCTAGACAGCCTAATTACccagttttaaaatgtagcatTCACACCAGCCTAACTGTCTATGGAAAGAAGATCCAGGAACAGGAGGAAAATTCTAAGCATTGTGACATCACAGAAGTAAACCAATGCAGTCTGCAGGGCTCTCCACAGCTTTTTAGTAAACCAACCTGGTCACCTTTACCAGACAGTGTTGTAAACCCAAGAAAATGTTCACCACCTGAGGCCAGTTCCCCCGGCAAAGCTGTAAGGTGGTATTATTCCAAATTAAACAATGGTTCTGATGTAAGATCAAGGCAGCCTAAGAATCAGGACTATAGTTCAACAAGCCGTGGAGAAAGTTCCAAGATGCAACCCTCTGAGACGCAAATCCAGTCATTCAAGTCATTGTCGTTGGCGGATTCACATGTACCTGCGAGCCAGTGTACTAGACTATCTGCCAGAGAAACCAACCCCCTTATTGGGTCCCTTCTTCAAGAGAGGCAAGAGGTTATTGCACGCATTGCCCAGCATCTGAATTATTGTGATCCAACTACACCGCATATCCCTGGAAGCCTATTCAGCAACCGTGAACCAAACTTGCTCGGCTCAAATTCCTTCTGGAGTTCTCATGAAGAAGACAGcctatttaaaaacagcaaagatcCCTCCTCAACCAACTGTACCCCCCAAGATGGTGCTTTCCCAGAAAACAGTTGTGAAGGAAAGAGCAGGTCCTCTTCCTCCGACACACCTGTGAGTTTATGTAGCAAAGCCAAAATTGACAGTGAGCTCAGGTCTTCCACCATGCCAGGGGCACGGAGAAGGCTGCTTTTACCAGACTCAAGTGAGGGTTCTAGAATATCCAAAACTGTTCAGGATATTTCAAGACTAGTACAAGACACAATTCAGCAGTCCCAAAACAAATGCAATGGTCTGCTAAATAGCACATATGAAATTTGCAAAGAAGGCATGGTGAAAGAACCAAATAAAACAGATAGAGTATGTTCTAAGGGTCAGAAGGAAGACCTGGTACCATGCCAAGATACCTCTCGACTTTTAATTAACACAAACAGCACTGATGTACACATTTGCACAAACATTAAAAGTAGCAGAACAAATGTTCCTGACAATAATAAACCTGACTGTTCCTTAAACCTGCAGTATGAGGCCTGCAAAAAACTTGAAGACACAAGACCCAAATCTGAATTACAAACGTCAGATAGATTACACAATGCCAAAAAGGGCCCAGATAACGTTCTGTATAAAGACTGTTTTGAAAGAACTAAAGAAGTGTATGAACAAAACAAGTTTCAGCTTACAGAAACCCGTTCACATAAAGAGATCAACAATTTGAAAGGTCGGGATCAAGCAGAGAAATGCACATCTTTGCAGGATGAAAACAAAGACCCCAGCACCTTTACCATCCCTATACTGAGAGGTTCTCATGAAGACTTGAAAGGAAAGGCTGAACGAGCACAGGACTTGAATGTGTTG AACGTTAATGCACCGTCTCCCCTGAAGCCTTGCAATGTCTGGAAGAAGCAGAACCGTCGCTCTTTAGATGGGATTGCAGCAAAAGCCTTCCACCCGTGCACCGGGCTGCCTCTGCTTTCAAGTCCA GTTCCTCAAAGAAGAACACAAACTGGATATTTTGATTTGGCTACGTCATTATCACATTGTAAAGGCCTGCCATGGTCTAGCACAAAAag AGTGTCTTTGAAAAcagaagatgatgaagaagaacAAGGCCAACAACTCTTAAGTACAAGTGCTCCACCAGCAAGTCTCAGCCTTTTGGGAAATTTTGAG GAATCTGTCTTGAACCACCGATTGGAGCCACTAGGCACCATTGAAGGTTTCACCACAGAGGTTGGAGCGAGTGGAACATTTTGTCCCAGTCATATGACCCTCCCAGTGGAAGTGTCGTTCTACAGTGTTTCAGATGACAATGCGCCCTCTCCATACAAG GGTGTAATTAACTTGGAGTCCCTAGGAAAAAGGGGTTATCGAGTACCTCCTTCAGGAACAATTCAAGTG ACCTTATTCAATCCCAGCAAGACTGTGGTGAAGATGTTTGTTGTGATTTATGACTTGAGAGAGATGCCAGCCAATCACCAGACATTCCTTCGACAAAGGACATATTCTATTCCCATGAAACGTGACATGAATGgaaatgtcaataaaaaaaacCTCCTGCAGACCGAGGAAAGAATATTGCGCTACCTCATCCATCTGAG
- the LOC117429043 gene encoding atos homolog protein A-like isoform X1, with translation MQCSLVVARRQLPLHKGSSMVYNENKRLHREDASEEYFEYDAEDLLVFLTLLITEGRTPECSVKGRTEGLHCPPAQSGQPVNTKHECSDKLPQCRQARRTRSEVVLLWRNNIPIMVEVMLLPDCCYSDEGSTSEGNDINDPAIKQDALLLERWTLQPVPRQSGDRFIEEKTLLLAVRSYVFFSQLSAWLSASHGVVPRNILYRISAAEEELIWNFTQPPTEHIFPVPNVSHSVALKVRVQSLPRQPNYPVLKCSIHTSLTVYGKKIQEQEENSKHCDITEVNQCSLQGSPQLFSKPTWSPLPDSVVNPRKCSPPEASSPGKAVRWYYSKLNNGSDVRSRQPKNQDYSSTSRGESSKMQPSETQIQSFKSLSLADSHVPASQCTRLSARETNPLIGSLLQERQEVIARIAQHLNYCDPTTPHIPGSLFSNREPNLLGSNSFWSSHEEDSLFKNSKDPSSTNCTPQDGAFPENSCEGKSRSSSSDTPVSLCSKAKIDSELRSSTMPGARRRLLLPDSSEGSRISKTVQDISRLVQDTIQQSQNKCNGLLNSTYEICKEGMVKEPNKTDRVCSKGQKEDLVPCQDTSRLLINTNSTDVHICTNIKSSRTNVPDNNKPDCSLNLQYEACKKLEDTRPKSELQTSDRLHNAKKGPDNVLYKDCFERTKEVYEQNKFQLTETRSHKEINNLKGRDQAEKCTSLQDENKDPSTFTIPILRGSHEDLKGKAERAQDLNVLNVNAPSPLKPCNVWKKQNRRSLDGIAAKAFHPCTGLPLLSSPVPQRRTQTGYFDLATSLSHCKGLPWSSTKRVSLKTEDDEEEQGQQLLSTSAPPASLSLLGNFEESVLNHRLEPLGTIEGFTTEVGASGTFCPSHMTLPVEVSFYSVSDDNAPSPYKGVINLESLGKRGYRVPPSGTIQVTLFNPSKTVVKMFVVIYDLREMPANHQTFLRQRTYSIPMKRDMNGNVNKKNLLQTEERILRYLIHLRFQSSKSGKIYLHRDIKLLFSRKSMEVDSGAAYELKSYTEAPANPPFSQRC, from the exons atgCCTCTGAGGAATATTTTGAATATGATGCGGAAGACTTGCTGGTCTTCCTGACCTTGTTGATCACTGAAGGCCGAACGCCAGAATGCTCTGTGAAGGGTAGAACAGAAGGACTCCACTGCCCTCCAGCACAGTCGGGTCAGCCGGTTAACACCAAGCATGAATGCAGTGATAAATTACCACAG TGCCGACAAGCCAGAAGGACAAGGTCTGAAGTGGTGCTTCTCTGGCGGAATAATATTCCCATTATGGTTGAAGTGATGCTGCTTCCAGACTGTTGCTATAGTGATGAAGGTTCCACTTCTGAAGGGAATGACATAAATGATCCTGCCATCAAACAGGATGCTTTGTTGCTAGAAAGGTGGACCTTGCAGCCAGTTCCCAGACA AAGTGGAGATCGGTTTATTGAAGAAAAGACCCTTCTGTTGGCAGTCCGCTCATATGTGTTCTTCTCACAGTTGAGTGCATGGTTAAGTGCATCACATGGAGTTGTTCCACGAAATATTCTGTACAG GATAAGTGCTGCGGAAGAAGAATTGATTTGGAATTTCACCCAACCCCCAACCGAACACATCTTTCCAGTTCCCAATGTTTCTCACAGTGTTGCCTTGAAAGTGCGCGTCCAGTCCCTACCTAGACAGCCTAATTACccagttttaaaatgtagcatTCACACCAGCCTAACTGTCTATGGAAAGAAGATCCAGGAACAGGAGGAAAATTCTAAGCATTGTGACATCACAGAAGTAAACCAATGCAGTCTGCAGGGCTCTCCACAGCTTTTTAGTAAACCAACCTGGTCACCTTTACCAGACAGTGTTGTAAACCCAAGAAAATGTTCACCACCTGAGGCCAGTTCCCCCGGCAAAGCTGTAAGGTGGTATTATTCCAAATTAAACAATGGTTCTGATGTAAGATCAAGGCAGCCTAAGAATCAGGACTATAGTTCAACAAGCCGTGGAGAAAGTTCCAAGATGCAACCCTCTGAGACGCAAATCCAGTCATTCAAGTCATTGTCGTTGGCGGATTCACATGTACCTGCGAGCCAGTGTACTAGACTATCTGCCAGAGAAACCAACCCCCTTATTGGGTCCCTTCTTCAAGAGAGGCAAGAGGTTATTGCACGCATTGCCCAGCATCTGAATTATTGTGATCCAACTACACCGCATATCCCTGGAAGCCTATTCAGCAACCGTGAACCAAACTTGCTCGGCTCAAATTCCTTCTGGAGTTCTCATGAAGAAGACAGcctatttaaaaacagcaaagatcCCTCCTCAACCAACTGTACCCCCCAAGATGGTGCTTTCCCAGAAAACAGTTGTGAAGGAAAGAGCAGGTCCTCTTCCTCCGACACACCTGTGAGTTTATGTAGCAAAGCCAAAATTGACAGTGAGCTCAGGTCTTCCACCATGCCAGGGGCACGGAGAAGGCTGCTTTTACCAGACTCAAGTGAGGGTTCTAGAATATCCAAAACTGTTCAGGATATTTCAAGACTAGTACAAGACACAATTCAGCAGTCCCAAAACAAATGCAATGGTCTGCTAAATAGCACATATGAAATTTGCAAAGAAGGCATGGTGAAAGAACCAAATAAAACAGATAGAGTATGTTCTAAGGGTCAGAAGGAAGACCTGGTACCATGCCAAGATACCTCTCGACTTTTAATTAACACAAACAGCACTGATGTACACATTTGCACAAACATTAAAAGTAGCAGAACAAATGTTCCTGACAATAATAAACCTGACTGTTCCTTAAACCTGCAGTATGAGGCCTGCAAAAAACTTGAAGACACAAGACCCAAATCTGAATTACAAACGTCAGATAGATTACACAATGCCAAAAAGGGCCCAGATAACGTTCTGTATAAAGACTGTTTTGAAAGAACTAAAGAAGTGTATGAACAAAACAAGTTTCAGCTTACAGAAACCCGTTCACATAAAGAGATCAACAATTTGAAAGGTCGGGATCAAGCAGAGAAATGCACATCTTTGCAGGATGAAAACAAAGACCCCAGCACCTTTACCATCCCTATACTGAGAGGTTCTCATGAAGACTTGAAAGGAAAGGCTGAACGAGCACAGGACTTGAATGTGTTG AACGTTAATGCACCGTCTCCCCTGAAGCCTTGCAATGTCTGGAAGAAGCAGAACCGTCGCTCTTTAGATGGGATTGCAGCAAAAGCCTTCCACCCGTGCACCGGGCTGCCTCTGCTTTCAAGTCCA GTTCCTCAAAGAAGAACACAAACTGGATATTTTGATTTGGCTACGTCATTATCACATTGTAAAGGCCTGCCATGGTCTAGCACAAAAag AGTGTCTTTGAAAAcagaagatgatgaagaagaacAAGGCCAACAACTCTTAAGTACAAGTGCTCCACCAGCAAGTCTCAGCCTTTTGGGAAATTTTGAG GAATCTGTCTTGAACCACCGATTGGAGCCACTAGGCACCATTGAAGGTTTCACCACAGAGGTTGGAGCGAGTGGAACATTTTGTCCCAGTCATATGACCCTCCCAGTGGAAGTGTCGTTCTACAGTGTTTCAGATGACAATGCGCCCTCTCCATACAAG GGTGTAATTAACTTGGAGTCCCTAGGAAAAAGGGGTTATCGAGTACCTCCTTCAGGAACAATTCAAGTG ACCTTATTCAATCCCAGCAAGACTGTGGTGAAGATGTTTGTTGTGATTTATGACTTGAGAGAGATGCCAGCCAATCACCAGACATTCCTTCGACAAAGGACATATTCTATTCCCATGAAACGTGACATGAATGgaaatgtcaataaaaaaaacCTCCTGCAGACCGAGGAAAGAATATTGCGCTACCTCATCCATCTGAG